The sequence AACCCTTGTGGTTCGACCTCTTTTTCAGACCCCATGCACAGTGAAACTTTAGTGCACAGGGCTACCCCTTTTTACTACATCATTCTGTTTTTTTTTACTCATTCCAAGTTCAATAATTCAGTGGAAGTTTCgcatttttctcttttaattaaaTTGGGGTTGAGGGTGGGTCCGGGATGGGAGTAATTGGTTGTATTCATAGAACAATAGAGAAAGTTCCAACTATATATGCTTGTGCAAGTACAAGTACAATGCCTGCAGGTTATTGTAGAATGCACCACCGACGACCGACGAAGATGTGATGGAATGGTTGAAATCTCTCCGACTTTTAACCAATGATtaatataaaatcaagaaaaaagcaCACCCATAATCGCATATACCACCCATTTGGATGCAATTATATGCAAGCCTCTTCATGATTCACATTTAGGCAATTACTTTTTTTAATGCATAAATTAAGTCTAAACTGAAAATGATGATTCTGTTGTTCTACAGAAATtagagaataataataataataaaaaatagtcgtttgaggataaaaatattcttctcatttattcatttatatcTGACAATATAAATAGACGAAAAAATCCTATTCTATTTCGGAAACTGATAAAAACCTATCCTATTCTATctcaactaaataactgaatttcagaaataaaattactaaactaaaaaagaaaataacaacaaataactcaatacttcaaCAGATTCCTTCAAGATAAAATTAACTCCTTTGTCAACAGTTTGCTCCTTTGAAGCACCTCAACATTTGTTCAAGAAATTTCCTAAAGACTACGGTAAAGAAAACATGAATCACATTGCAAAATTGATGCAAGATCATGAGGACTTAGATAACCAAGATACTGTTTAGCATATATACAGAAGATATAAACAGATTCTGTTACCATCAATACAGAAGATTCACCAACAGAACATCTTGTGACAATATTTTCTCTACTACTATACATCTTTCAATCTCAAACATATGCAGCAAAGCTTGTAAAGTTCGCTTTTATAAGGACCGTGTTCCTCTCATGATGGTGTGGTTAAGGCACAAATCCTTTCTATTTAcaatttgaaaatacaaaaaattctaCAATTCTTTGTATAAAAGAGAATAGCCTGCAAAACCTGGAGATCATTTGTATCCTTACACCTCAACGCTTCAGCAGCAGAAATTAGAACCCAGAATGATCGTTTATTTTCTCGACAAGCTTACTTGGAACATGTCTAAATTTACAAGGCACCATCACATATCCTCCGTAATCTGTTAGAATCAAGTCGGAGAATCTGAATTCTCATCGCATGCAAGCTTTGACTGGAAACTTCTGTCCCAGCTGCAGTAGAGAGTGCAGGCTAAACGATCAAGAAAAGAACCAGCGCATCCTGGATGTAAGCCGCTAATCATGTTTATATATACAGCAGAATCTGCATCTTTCCGAATACCATGTAGCAGCACAAACTTTTCATTCGCTTGTCATTATGGCATTTGAAACACAAGAAAGCACTACCCAATTTAGTACGTCAAGGGGTGTGAGGCTACACGTGAACCCAATCAATTGAAGAAATAGGGAGATTCTAGGACATCTCTCAAATCAAAGTCCCCACGTTCAGGCAAACGGGGGAATGACAATGTAGGATAGGAAATTTGGAAGCTCTCCAACAACTGCAAAAAGATGGAAATAAACAAATATGAGCGGCCAACGAAGtaatattttccagattttgacaCATCAAACACGCTAAACTATTTTTAGTGAATGGTTTCAGTCCTTTGATCAACGAGAAGGAGAACGAAAGAGGCAACGAAATAAAAGATGATACACTTtgggttattttttaaatgaacAAAGAAATTAGTCATTCTAGTTAAACTTCACCTGCTCTGTTTGGTAACTGGGAATACAATCATTTCCTATAGGCAATTATCTGATTATCTCTTCCAATGGTCTATGCCCAAAGGAAGACAGGCAATGCTAATTTTAAAATGGTTTAACGCAttcttgtatttttaaaaggTGAAGTGTGGATTCTTAAGTTATGAGAAGCACTGAAATTGATAAAATGATATTTTCTACTTTTCCGACGATGATGATACTTAATtctcaaaaaaaatgatacttacATTCTCAAGAATTGGTGTTTCATAAAGCTCTACAAACTTTTCTCTCAATATGCTGTTCAACTTATCAACATCGCATGCATGCGTCCAATACGAGTCATGAACACCTGTAGGAGAAAATGTTCAATTGTTTTCTTTCCACAGAACCCGCACAAAGTGGGGCAAAAGAAAGAGAACTAAGGAACCTGCAAAATTTAAGCCTGCCCTTCTGCATGCAACTGCAGTCATCATCATATGTGAACCATCAAGGGAGTGAATGAAATTTGGTGGAAAAGCTGTCCTTTGCCTCTTGACCATTACCTGCAAAGAGCATAGAAATATAAACAATTTCCACATGGAAGTTTACCAAGTTCAATCTCGGAGAGGAAAGATTGAAGAAGAATGTAAATGAAAGTGAAAAATGAGCATTCATTTGTGTCCCCATTAGTTCCCACCCTGTTGATATAGAAGAGCAGAATATTAGATAACATACAGCATGAGAGCAGAGACAAGGAAAAAAATACCTTATCTGTTTCTCGTTGCAAAGTCAATATTTGGAGAGAAGTCTTAATCTGCAACAAGATTTTTCAAATAGAGATTCAATGACTCAAGTATTTTACTATGACATGGAGACCAAAAAGGAACAACATAGTAACACTCACAAAATGTCTTCCAATTTTGTGGTACGGCTGAACAACTGGAAGTCCAAGAGGAGTTGTCCATCTAACTGGTTCATTTTCAGAAGCAATTATCTGTTGAAACTTAGAGGTCAATGAAGATAAACTTGAGCAGGACAAATTCTAATGCACTTTTATCACCGTGCTCAGATATTTCTACAAAATATCCGATCTCGATTTTTAAAATCATTGAATAAACATAGGTCTTGTATAATCTGACAAGCCTGTAAGTTACcagttccaaaaaaaaaaaaaaaaaaaaaaaaaaagaaagcgaCAAGCCTGCTCCAAATGGAAAATCTTTGACTGACCTTAAAATGCCTCATGGCAGAATTAGAGAAAATTCGGGACAAAAATCGACCGAActgatcccccccccccccccaccccccccaaaaaaaataaaaactctctCTCCCCCCACCACTCACAAAAAATAAACgtaggaaacaaaagaaaaaataaataaggaagaaTCCCTTGGAACCACTCTCAAGTCAGCAAAATTATATATAGACATCCCTTCCAGTGTAATAGCTGGTGCGTTATGGCAAAGGTTATGTTTGAACAACTTCTGAAGGCTCAAAGTAATTAATcaaatacatacacacatatgAGCGCTATCCTATCCAAAACAGCAGATAGGACTAGCCTCATCTACGAAAttcaagaaagttttttttttttggcgaAGAGCGAATTCAAATAAGCTATCACACTAATTAATATCCATCACCAAAGAAATTGTGTGGGATTTGGGTATCAGGAAGAACAAATTTGCAAAACTGGGAGATTCAAGAGTTTCAGAGAATGCTGGAGCTGCTGAACAGACATAATATTACACTGACAGAAAAAGAATGCTTGGAGGTGGAGTGCACAGGGAAGTGGAGCTTTCTCACAGGGATCTTTTTACAATGGGCTTTAGCAAAGAGAAGAGCTTGCGAAAGAGTTAGCGAGTCCTTTAGTTGACACCACAGTGTAGCAATATTTAACTGCTCATCTGGCCTAAATAGAAGAGGGATTGAACTTGCAGCACATTTCAATGGTGATAAAGTAAGAAACTAGGCATACCTTAGCACATTCTCCAAGCCAAGTCATGATACTGCGTGCAGCTTCAAACATCTCCCCTAATGCAGTTAATGTGACCTAATCAATGGGGCAAAAGGTGTTGCTCATTTACCAAGACAAGAACTTAATTACATATGATGTAATGGGTGAATCAATGTGTCAAAAGGAGCTGATTATTGACCAAGAACAGAACTTCATTATAAGATATAATGGCTGTTTATTTATTGCCCAAGTTTGTTAGCTCTATAAGCATCACCACATTGATGATGTCTTCTTATAGAACTTCATGTGAGACAATACATTGATTACGTTTAGAGACAGTTAAAAAAAGCATGCCACACCACATTTCGTCCACTTGGCTCAAGCCAGGGAgagataaagaaaaatcaaagatatAGTGATTGCCGTGAGAATCTGTTCCTTTCTACTTGTGACGAGTGGGACGAATATGGGTGTGAACGACACAAATTGACAGACACTTCCAGGCAAGCAGAAACCAGATACAGTTGCCACCAGAAGCTTAGCAGTTCCGTTCTTTGTTTATACCCCTTTGGTAGCTGCTTCCAGACTCAACCGCCATCAGTTGAGAATGGACTTTTCAATTGAAGAGTCCATTCTCAACTGATGGCAGTTAAGCCTAGAAACACCACCAAAGGggtataaataataataataagacccATTTATCATGTTTCGATATTAACATATAGAACACCAATCgaaaaaatcatcaacacatcgtACAACATCTCGCCCTTACTTTTGCGGCATAGCAAGCAGCACCAAATATCTCAGAATCATCACCAATTGCACCTCGCTCCTTTAACCTCCTCTTTATTTGATCACGAGCCCCAATGTAAGTCACCCCATAGACTGATGTCATCACTGTCTGCTTCACCAACTTCCTGTCAACCTATATGACAAACCATAAACCAATCCTGAGTGATTTAGTTGTCTTATCAACAAAACCACTACGACACATAAAGCTCATGAATATCAAAGGGAACAATTCTCTTTCCGCTGACACACCAATATTGTATTTGTCAAACCATTTATCTCAAACTACCAACAAGTTCAGAAGGTATAATGTTGGTAATGGCACAATTGTGGCCTTAACAAGGTGATTAGCGTAATACCTGATTAACTAGAACCCTTGCACGCACCGCGTCTGGAAATTCTGCAGGATCTCTCTGCGCATCTCTTTTCATAATATCAAGGACTCTGAAAAATAGCAACATCAAAATATTGTTCACCGTGCCTTATTCCTCAATACTAACTTCCAAAGACTTAAACTTAATTAGCCGCAATTGTTAAGCAAACATGGcgaaaaattattcaaaaattccAACCCCATGCTGCTTTTGACAGTTGAGGGGAAAACTCTGAACCTATAAGTGTTTGAATTTGTGATAACCCGTGAATACAAAATCTTCAAAAAGAAAGAGCTTCTAGTTCTGATTCAGCAATAATAAAGATCCAATAGAGTGTGTATAATTGCCTACTCCAGAACTTCAATATCAATCAGGTTTCTCAAGCACATAATGAACAAGCTTTTTACGTCTTCTTTAAGATTTTCATATGAGCACAACATAGAATCTCCAAAAAAATTGTGATATTTCTGGAGTTCACAGATGATAGGTTGAGAACTCCATAAGTAACTAAATGGCATTCATTATTTCCAAAAATTTCAGTTAAGGACTCCAGATTTTGTCTTTACAAAATTAGATGGAACGCAGCAGCAAATTTTGAAGTCAAataatgtcatgttgggtgtgtCTACGGAATATGGGTTCATTGATTAATTAAAGTGTGATCTTTCACATGCTTCATTCTTTTATCCTCTCTAAAAGATCATACCAAGCAATAAACTAAAGCATAAATTATCATTGACACAGTGTTTTTTCTATTCCAATACCGTTCGTTCTCCAAACGTGAATAGTAGAGACTACCGAAAGATTTGTTATGGCAAGAAACAACCTACATCCACTCCTAATTTCTACTCTGAAGCTGGTCAATGGTTTGTCAAATGCTAAAGACCAGGTGCTGGTACTCTAGTTGCTTAACTGTGGGAAAATGTTTGCTTCACATGCAAGTAGAGGTCAAGAGAGAGAATAGCAGCACCTCAAGGCCTCTTAGTCTATTACCAggaaaaacaacaacaacgacaacatacccagtatactcccacaaagtggggtctggggagggtagagtgtacgcagtccataccactaccacagatgtgaggtagagaggctgtctATTAACAGgaaaaaaggatttaaaaaaCTCACCTAGCTGCTATGCCAGAGTAAACATCAGCCGGTTTTTCTCCCGCAATCAAATTGACTGCAGCAGCTCCCAACTGAACCGATGAATGTCAATAATAGAGTGATTAAGTAGATGCCAGATattattacaaatataaataatttgctTGGCTTATCTCACATACAGAAGGAAAATGAACTCTTTATGCTTGATTGATAAGATAAGTAAAAAAGGAAATGGTGCTAACTGATGGAGACACTCTAAATGTGCATTTGTTTTACTAATTTTTACAAATATTACTCGTCCATGTTACTGAACATTCTGAACCACATAGGATTTTGAACCCGCCCGAGGAAGATGGAAGAAGAAAATGGAGATGGGCCAGGCTTTAATATTAATTCAGGCAAGTTAAAACCTGTCAATTGGGTGGAAAGGGGAGAGCGCGCGGGGGAGGCGTTATCAAATCAGTGTAATCAAACACGTATGTTAACATCATGCTTTTAATTACCTTATCTCTTCCAAGGGCAGCATAATGTTGTAAACCATTGCACGAACCATCctgaaaattagaaaaatacaaAAGTTCTATGAGATAAATTTTACACACATACTCAATCTTAAAGAGAAATTCAATTCAAAAAGATGATGTACACAAACAGCATTTGGTCTCAAATCCAAAAACAAATAATGTCTTATCAGTTGAAAATTATATCAAGTAACATTTCTTGAACATCAATTAGTCTGAGACATGAATAGGTGTCAGGTGCAACTGAGTTTTCTAATGCAACTCCTGCAATCTACATGACATGGATGGACAACTTTCGCCCACCTATATTCAATGACCTCAAGATAAGACCAAAAAGAGAATCCTTTAATTGGAACTTTTTCATTAGTCTGTGAGCAACTACCTATACCGGCCAGCTTGTTCAAAATACTCCCAAGTAACTGTTTGAATTACGTGGGCTTCAATTGGTGAGGAAGGTATGTATAAAACCTTTCTTAAACCCTTGCAAATCATGCAAACCTAAATCAATAAAATCCAAAGACATCAAATGACTTCCACGTAACACTATGTGCTGCCTTCTAATCATACTGACATGCTTTTCATAACTCATAGCAATGGCTTATAAATGAAGGTGCAAATATACTTTCAATGTGAGCCAAGCATCAacatacatttttttcttttctaagaaATGGTAATACATTGGTATGgtactctccccagaccccacttgtgggaataaactgggtatgttgttgttggtaaCACATTATCAACACAACATTAAGGTAATACAGTCAAATATGTACAAAGGGTTTTATCCGAAGAAAAGAAAGAGCTTCAAAAGTATCCCTAGCCTATTCTTTGTAGGGTTTCTAGAAGTTCTAGCATAGATTCTGCATTATTTTAGAATATACTTACTTCCTTACACCATAATGAAAAACACAGTATATAATTTGATTTGCTCGTGTATGGTGCTGAATTTCTCCTCAAGGCATCTAAGATTTCTTTCTCTCCAAAACATCAACAGACAAATTAAATGTGTAGGACCCTATAATAGTGCAACTTACCTGGTGCACAGGAATATGAGAGATAATTGTCTCTGGGGATGAGCTTCTGATAGCTTCACTAAGATTAATGCATACAGCCAGGCACTGGAAGGGATCCTCTGCATTCAACCACCAGCGCCTTCCTTCGAGCGGTTTGTCAGCAGAATCAAATATATCATCCAAGTGATTTTCAGTAAAAGCTACTCTACCATCAAGAGATAATTTATCCACACCACCAGCAAATAAATTTGCAAGGTGTATCTTCAACCAGCGCAAGCCTGACTCTCCAAGAGGACGACCTGCTGCAAACTCCAGGACACCCCGACAGATATCAGAACCAAGATGGTTTAAATGTGGATGCATGGGATATGCACGACCTCGGAAATCAACGTTGTGCGGGTAAAAGAAaccttcttcatttttcattctaTGCGCTACCTGTTCATCATGGAGAAGCAAACCTCaggaataaaatcaaacacatacaGAAATTATATGGGCCGTGATTGCAACTGTGCCTGAATAAGATTTTCTATATGTTTCCAGATGTTATTGGAAGTTTAGTAAAGCATAAAGGAGAGAAGCAACTGGAACCTACAGCAAGTTTGAGCTCGATGTCACATCTTTGTGAGTGCCTTTCTCTGTTCTCCTTCTTGACAGATTTTACTTTCCACCTCCACTTCGTGCGTACTGCCTCATCTTCCGTATCTGGTTCTTCTGGAAAAGAGACCTGCAAACAACAGAAATATTACAGCGGTCGCCAGTTCCTTCACATAAAACTATTTTATGTTGATTTCCGATTTAAATGTCAACTTATGAAATTCATTTACTTAACAATGAAAAGGAAAGTAGCTTTTGAATCTCaataaaatagttaaaagtaTGGAGCAACTAACATCATCACGGTCCACCAAATCCGCCAGACAACCACCACCAGCCCATATTCTATCAACAACAGAAAGTACCCTTTTGTTTATCCTCCATTTGGTATTTCCTAGAGTATCAAGAGCCTAGATACAATTAGAAAAGACACATGTCTCAAGTTTCATGAGGTGAGCAAACAAGGAAACAGACTATCTCAAGATTTAAGATTGAATAAATCATTGGCAAATGAACCTCAAAAACTGGTCGCAACTGATTCTGGGAGGCTCTTTTTACTGCTTCACGTTGTTGTCTTGCTCCGTGTGTCCGCATCACATACGAAGGCAGATAGAGGTGTCCGCCCTTGTCATAACTGAAGACAGAAAAACAAGATATAGGCACATTTtcttttaaggaaaaacaagatatagatacatacatatatacagtaTACAACACAAACACACATATAAGTGATAGATACGCACATATATACagtacacatacacacatatatacagtACATAACACACACATACTGTatacacaaacacacacataagtagatagatagattgagagagagagagagagagagagagagagagagagagagagagagtatatGCATAAGTGAAAGAAATGGGAAAGGGAATGGCAAAACAAAGAGGGATATGGACAAAAAATATACCCTGTCCACTTCACAGGA comes from Capsicum annuum cultivar UCD-10X-F1 chromosome 2, UCD10Xv1.1, whole genome shotgun sequence and encodes:
- the LOC107860392 gene encoding DNA-directed RNA polymerase 2, chloroplastic/mitochondrial, whose protein sequence is MSSTKTPISLTIKFNQLTDLETNPYHNSPIMWRNILKQFSSTTPQKLLLNSKNRTYSFLGFAQDPFFKDRTKFRPFIPVSCSINGFPETGFRNLGEFLTGDEFLSRPLLSNSDFCRRSYASVAEAVVVSSTDAEEDVSGGGEVQELLKELKKEEKKQFAFRRRRQRMLSSGIDHKKYPALKRRQVKVETEAWEQAAKEYRELLFDMCEQKLAPNLPYVKSLFLGWFEPLRDKIAAEQELCSQGKSKAAYRKHFHLLPADMMAVITMHKLMALLMTGGSNGTAKVVQAALFIGDAIEQEVRIHKFLEKTKKQKSQKNTKMEDGEHATEEQEELRKKVTSLMKKQKLRAVNQIVRSQDDSKPWGQDVKAKVGSRLIDFLLQTAYIQSPVDQLAVDPPDVRPAFIHSVRTVIKETKSASRRYGIIQCDELVFKGLERTARHMVIPYMPMLVPPVKWTGYDKGGHLYLPSYVMRTHGARQQREAVKRASQNQLRPVFEALDTLGNTKWRINKRVLSVVDRIWAGGGCLADLVDRDDVSFPEEPDTEDEAVRTKWRWKVKSVKKENRERHSQRCDIELKLAVAHRMKNEEGFFYPHNVDFRGRAYPMHPHLNHLGSDICRGVLEFAAGRPLGESGLRWLKIHLANLFAGGVDKLSLDGRVAFTENHLDDIFDSADKPLEGRRWWLNAEDPFQCLAVCINLSEAIRSSSPETIISHIPVHQDGSCNGLQHYAALGRDKLGAAAVNLIAGEKPADVYSGIAARVLDIMKRDAQRDPAEFPDAVRARVLVNQVDRKLVKQTVMTSVYGVTYIGARDQIKRRLKERGAIGDDSEIFGAACYAAKVTLTALGEMFEAARSIMTWLGECAKIIASENEPVRWTTPLGLPVVQPYHKIGRHFIKTSLQILTLQRETDKVMVKRQRTAFPPNFIHSLDGSHMMMTAVACRRAGLNFAGVHDSYWTHACDVDKLNSILREKFVELYETPILENLLESFQISYPTLSFPRLPERGDFDLRDVLESPYFFN